In the genome of Vanessa cardui chromosome 18, ilVanCard2.1, whole genome shotgun sequence, the window taatagcgaaagattataattatataagctcTTTTCGTATGTTTtgcaattttcaaataaaaagaaacaacataaaaaaatgtaagcatagTAGCTTgttatgaaatatgtaatttccAAACTGTTATCTAATTTTGTATCCCACGAATAATAAAACGTACGAcgaaataaagtaatatgatGTCAAGTCTCATTTTATTAGCAATATCATTCGGGTCGGATTTGATCAAAGGGGTGATCACTGGTATAAATAAAAGCAGCCGCGCTGTTCTGCAAAAAACGGATTTCGTAGCTCACTCGTGAAACGTTGATGGCCGACTTACGTTAACAAGCTATTTTCCTGCGCGTGCTATAACTGTCACAGTCAACGGACACACACTTTGACAACTCACCGTTTCGATCTCGTTctgtgagtttcgagtttgttcTCACGGAATAGCTCCGCTGGTGTGTCAATATATTCTCGGGGCAGAAACGTGAATTTCCGCAATGCTACGTGCAACATGTAACGACCGGACGTCGGACGCCCATTTCCTCGTCCTCCAGCTATAATACAAGTGTGCTTAAGTGAATTACGTTGAGTGTATTCAGCATATTTCAACATTTTGTACCTTTTTATTTCGTCTTTATGCTTTGTATTCTTAACAACGTAAAAAAAACAGTCGTAAATGTTGAAATGACACATCCTCGTATTACGAAGTAGCATCTGAATGTGTAATTATAAGTCTTTCTAAGTTCattgaagtttttttataaaatgagatATTTCTATAGTAGCTGGAACTAGCGTGGGCGCGATCGTTATTTGTAAATTCAACGGCATCGGTCGTCACTCTGTTAACTATATTTTTCTGTTCCACTACTCGCAACTCTGTACATTTACCGCGAAATCTACACAAAGTTTGAAAGGgacttgtataaaaaatatcattcatcggatataaaatttcatagaaaacttTTACAAACCAAAAGTAATGGTaatcgaaaacaaaataaaatgcttcAGCTGCAACACCAactaatattctaataaaatcgATCAATATAATCTTTATCACGTGGCGCGGCCGCGCTGGCCTTTTATTAATTCTACTTCACGCGTGCTGTATTTCGAAGCAATTAAAAATAGGAAATACGAAGTAacgattgatgatgatgatgaatctGTTTTCattcgtatttttaataatactaatatttttatacgtacAACGTTCTCGTAAAGGATAAAAAGTGTAAGGTTATCTCTATGAGATATATGCATTGCTGTTTTTTCATAGACATTTTAAGgtgtacattattataatcaatctcATAGGTTTCAGCCagagtttgcaatgtaagcggaaataaagtgtttatttatgacatcacatacacatacctctgttataattataaaatacattataaataattgacattGTGTCTCTATTGcctgtattatacatataaacttctTGAATTAATTATGTTGTCTTAAGAATCGAAATTGCCTAGTGGGTAAGGCACGcactttatttgataaattaaaaatcatctcTTCTCTAAGCGGCGCTGCGGAAAGTTTTAAATCTGTATTTATTAGTTAAGAAATAAACCTTACAAATAATGAGTAAAGATCAATAATACAGTTTCCAATACTCAATATGTATCTCATTACAAGAGCAAAAGAAACTCGTTGTAAATAACACcatgaaatatatgaataagaaaataagaatacaaaaacataataacataaaatttgaataactcAAAGGAAGTCGCTAACCGCAATCGAACAACCAATCCAACTACTCGTTGCTGGATTGGATGGCAGTAGAGGTTATTTAGCAACTAATATTACGGGCAACTGTAATAAGGGAATTCCTAGAATCCAAATTagtaatatatcattaataataaacaataatttttgaatgaaaatattatccTATCACtattaacaacaataaaattaattaccaataatttctaatttaatttgttactgtttattttaaataagaaacaaaattatttaatgttatttatatggttataattaaacatgtttacaaataaagtatttcgctggaattatgtataatatgattAGTACACCAACCGACGACTGTTTGTTTTCAAACTCGGCGGCGAGTTAAAAATATCTCCACAAGACAATTTCTCGGTCGTATTATCGCAGCAAGCTGCTACAAAGTCCATGATATTCCGACTTGCTTATTTGTCAAAGACTGAGTATACGTCACGCGCCTTTGTTCGTGTCACGCTGAAAATCTATTTGCGAGCTCGTGTATGACACGCTGCAAAGCAGTGCAGCATTGCCGCTTTTTAATACAGTAACGAGAGTTTATATTTGTGTCAGTAAATCTTGTCATGGAGTAGATTTCTTTTATAGTTTGACGAAATATTTTACAGAATCGTTAGTGTGGTCAACACACATTccctgtttcttttttttattaattatcgtaCATTAATTGTATCATGCTAGAAACGCAGACAGTTACAAAAAATCCTAAATTAGGTAgacataacaaatttcattgcATATTCTGATATAAATATACCAGACGCCGCGTGTCGGccaattttttcataatatttataatatattacttaggGGATAATCGAATTTAGACACGGACATAAATTGAAAGCTTTTTGAGAAGTCTGCAAcgagaaaatattattagagGTTCCCTTACTCGCTTGTCACTGTTTTGTGTCCGGTGCTCGTATTGCGAGTTACAAGCGCTTCTCATTATTATTCCGTTTGATAAAAGATAAGCCGCCCCCACTTGACTGGGGACGAGAAACGAGAGCATTTcccattttaaatacaatcataAAATTATCTCATTTAAATTGATACCGATTTTATtctgaacatttttttaagaaatatattccGAAATTTCGTGTGGCAAAAAATTTTTGTATTCTGTTAACAGATATACAACACTGATCTTTAAAATATCGCaggaaaaaagtattaattgtcAGTTTATATCAAGTTCCTCATATATTTGATGGCATTACTGCGCTTCGATTATGcactcttaaaaaaataatgtacattgttacaatataaataataaagaaagcgGATACCTGGAGAGTGAACAACTCAACGAGCGTAGAGGGGTCATAATTGCAAAACGACTATTTTCATGCCGAATGACGTCACAGCTGACGAGTGGGTCTCACTCACAAAGCACGTCTATAGATGtctcacatttaaaaataaatgaagggAGCGGTAACTCGTGTGAACAACTTCGGACAACTTAGTTTGATGTAAGTAGCGTTCACATACAACTATTCGTAATTCGTTATTCacaaatacattacattacatagcATTGATTATATTACATAGTAATTATCGTCGTAATATTTGGCAGTTAAATGTAGCTAATTAAGTGCCCCGTGTGAATACCGGGAAACTTGTGCAATAGGTAGTGACAGTACTGTAGTTGTAATTACAGCGGGAACGTGAACCGGGAACGGGGCGGGGGGCGAGAGGGGCGGGCGGGACGATACCTCGGTAATGGAATGCAAACAACGCCTCAGGATATCGCTACTGGGACTTGAGATCCGCGGCAGACTTCAGGTAATTGTGTCGCATAGTTTCGGTAAATATGCACATTATCAAGTATCAAGCGAGATCACCCGACTGCAAAGAACATTCGAAATAACTGTGACctaagaattaatttaatctttaaaagtaAAGAAACCATCTCCGTATCAGGTCGtcaatttaatgtttgtttgttccgtACTTTTTGTGGGTACTATAAgcggataatttttttttatattattatatactactcCAATAGTTCGGCGGatgagcatgtgggccacctgatggtaagtggtcaacatcacccatagacaatgacgctgtaagaaatactaactattccttacatcgacaatgcgccaccaaccttgggaactatttcccttgtgcctgtagttacactagctcacttacccttcaaaccggaacacaacaatactgcgtactgttgtttagcggtagaatatctgatgagtgggtggtacctacccaggtgggtttgcacaaagccctaccctaACTTCACCAAgtgaagttattaatttcgggatatttaccatgttttttatttttgttcggtggagttTACGGAGtaaacgtacaagaaaggaggtagttcgatacggacacctctaacattatcagcatctacctgcacacttcagtctcgtgaacaagacattcgtagacaacgtcgaaatatcgagctccaccgaagaaaaataaaaaacatggtaaatatcccgaaattaataactttaataataaaaataactatgttaatttaaaattcaccaAGTGAAGTTAAtataatacctacatacatacttaaCTCTAAACGCTAAACGCTCTATACCTTGTTCTTCGgagttaatttatttgaattgaatgaaaaaaaatgattaagtagattatttgtaattacaatATGGGCTACGCCTGACTACAATGTTACCTCATATAATTAGGTGTAAATTACTGTTACTGTTTAATATGGAATGCACTTGCATTTTcctttgatattatattaatatattataatactcagTAACCACAGGCCCTGAAAAGACATTCCACACTATGACTACACCATGGCGTCTGGTTTTCCAAAGGTAGAAATCAAGTCATATCAAGTAGAAACAAAGTTTCTCACTCTGAATGTTCTCTGTCCGAGCGGGTACGTCTCTCGTCTGTGCCGCCGGCAATATCTTCGCTAATAATGTGTACAGTGCGCTCGGTATTACCTGCCGGtctgttgttttttattacccACTTGTTTGCTTGCGCTGGCGCTCCCGCGGAACACGTATCGCGATGTTGTCGCGGGCTCTGTATACACTAAGCTCACGGTTACATTTTGATTGGAATCCAAAATTATTGCCTAACAAGTTGAAGGTATTAAAAGTTTACTGTTattctatttgtattttatttattttaatcgaaaaaTATCAGCTAAGTTTAAGTttatcaaaaatgtttattttagtctCAGATATATTTGACAGAGAGAAGACATTAATTTCAGggatgtttatatgtatatataaaactttatgttttagttttaatttaatttaaaaaataatcttttcgGAAATCGCCTTAATAGGATTCAATAATACATGATACTGTTCTGTTCAACCACATTCAATTCAAATCACATTCGCTGGCAATTGGAGACACGGCATAATATAAAGCACTTTTTGCTCACTCTGTATTCCACTCGAGGAGCGCCGGCGGGCCCTGGATGCAACGAGTGCACCACGCAGGCCAGTCTTACTTTAAACTTAGCGTGGGCAAAGTTTAACTGAAAACCTAACAAAGATAAGTTTCGAATAACTCGTAAATATGCCGGCAAACTTAATGAACCCTTCCCCGGCAACTTATATCTGAATTGAAAAACTactaataaaatctttaactttattaaaataggcGGTAGTGTTCCGAAGTAGTTAAGTTATTTCCTCTTTAGTTAAATGAATAAACTCTTAATCGCTTCATACTTTGTTTTTGTATACTTTGTTCTTTCTTATATAACTAGCTTGGGTTTTTGCGGACCCGTCTGTTCATCGGAGATTTATAGTATGGTGTtccaatatataatatgtaagcTATAATGGTTTTAGTGAGTGGGCCTGAGCAAAGAAACACGCACAATATATTACATCACATAATTGATGCTGCTAGTACATTATAGCAATAAATTCTTCTCGAGGCTAGATAATCgttttataaatgcaaatggtttgttaaaaaaacattaataaattaggCGTATAACTTAACACAAGattatttatagatgataaaaaaatacttatacaataatacttgttgactttcaggcaagatatattgtatatgtgtaacaataattattttaaatgttggaagAGAGTAACTGCTAAGTTCTTTTGttggtttttttatgtttaaaacagTCGCAAAATGAACATTTGAAAGTGCTAGTAAATgtactcattattattttttatgatgtaataatataatgtaattgaaaataatttcaacatttagttattaaacattaaccataactataaaatatttaaacagtttAAAAACAGCTGAAAAAGGCATTTTTTTAGTTCAATACACGCCGTATACAGCTAAGGAAGTACCGATGCTCTGTGCAGAACTTATAACAGAGTTGCGAACTCGACGGGAGCGCCGCCGCGCTGTCGTGCCCCATCGCCGCGGTTTCTATAATTACATTACGTTTACCGAGCCGGCGCCTACGATAAATTAATACTGTTATTTAGTACCTCGAAGGCACCGTTGGAAGGTTAGCGCGGTTCAAAAATTGTTATCTTCACGCGatttttaacaaagaaaaatttgAGGCACAATATTGACACGTCTTCatctgttaaaataatattaaagtaagtaacatatgttaaacattgtaaaaaaattatgtgggtgaaattttatatataaagcctTTAATTCTggaaatagttattaaaaaacgtACTTTAATTATGgaattagtttaataaattttaaaaatcagttaAATACATATTCTGTTTTGACAGACAGAGCGACGATGGCGCAAGCGGTGTTAAAAAATCAAACGACTTGTGATGCATTCCATTACACTAACACTAGTTACACATCATAATTTGAAGTAGGGTTAGAATATGATATATTCTTATATCGTCGAACATATACTTCGGTATTATGTAAATGTGTTTCTATGTGATGTTATTCGTGTCATCTTAATTCCAAGAACAGTCTTTCAGtatcaatatcaaattatatttcaataaatgaaatatttttactcgGTATTGACATGACATGATATAGCAGCGTCATGGAATAATCTTTCTTCTTTCTTAAGGGATTCGTTTGACATCGCGTCACAGGTACTGTGACTTATGCACATAGTTCAGGGATCTGCGtcttggaatatttatttaataaaactttatagaagtgttttttctattttaataataactcacTCTTAGCTTTTTATATAAAGCGCATATTAAATTCAACACCGACTAACTTTAATATTGAACGCTTTAAGTTTCTAAAGTTCTTGAGGCTTCTTTCATAGTattctgtaatttttaattaaactggaAAGCAAATAGACTTGATTTCagttaaacaaagaaaaaataattttaaaatagttcatACGTTAacgattaaattaaatcgaGTGTTGCAGTTTTgtgatatgaatttatttttgtgtgagCCAAGAATATCACATCGGAAACAATAATGAGAAACTCGCCGAATATTCTCAAGGAATACATGTTTTTGGTAATCTGCGTTGTCTATATTCTCATTTTAACTCAGTTATGGCACCATCTGTGCCACTTCTACTGacaaaaaatcaaatgaaactGCTGTAAGATTTGAGGAATGTCTCATTTTGTGTCCAGAGTTGTAAGATTTCATTATCATGTTACTAAATTCAAGAATAACAATTCCaggaatttattgaaaaattaaggatttaacatatttattattatcaaatacactctatactactattattattttatatgcagtgTTTTACTCATAAGCAAATAATGTAGTCAAATTTTAAGCTTGAACGTTTCTAGGATCAAGATATAATAGGAGCTGCGATTGTCgtcactgataatttttttttattctttttttaagtaagggacttttatttataaaaaatatgtcagtccCATTGTTCTCTTACAACTTGTCTTATCAACACAATGTAAAtacaacttatatataaaattacatgactgttgattaaattaatcttaaatgaTCTTTTAGAGAGGCTGCATGTGTGCCagaactatatcataaatatatttagccgATAATGTCGTTGGTTCTGCTAGGATACTTTGGAAAACACCGATAtctaaaagatttatatttaatttagaaattgttGCAGATCTCTCTTTTCTGTTTTTGGAACATTCTGTTAAGATGTGATATAAGTCTTCCTCTTTGTTGCAAGATTCACAATTGGGTGATTCTACTTTTCTCATCAAATAAGCAAATTTCTTTGATGGAATATGTCCAGTACGGCATCTCAGTcctatcattatataaaattttgacaatttacaattttcaaacCATGGTTTATGAGGGGGcacattttgtataattttataccatATTCCTTTTTCCGTTGATCTTACttccatatattttttccaGATTTCAAAGCATCTACTTCTTACCACTTTCAAATATTCCGAGTGATATGGTGTTGCTTCTATATCTGTTCCTGTTATTACAGCTTGTTTAGCAACTTTGTCCACTTCCTCATTGCCCTTTAGCCCAATGTGAGACGGTATCCACTGTAATCTGATTGTGATAcctttatttctaaaataataaattttgtccaATATATAATATGCTATGGGAACTCCCCTTGCTCCTCGGGCGCATTTCATGATATGTTGGAGTCCGCTTTTGCTATcagaaaaaattacaatattgctATCATTTACATTAGTAGCGTAAGACAATGTTTCCAAAATGGCTATCAGTTCTACAGATATGATGctgattacattattattaattctgaaGCTCCGAGAATAACTCCTTTTTGCATCATAAAATGCTGCTCCACATCCTATGTTATTCCTTGATCcatcagtaaatattttacaccatccattatatttactatgcatttcttttaaaatatctactttcagattatatttttcataatacttCTTCGCTGTAATCATACTATCTAAATTGGTTTTTATAGTTTCGGATGTATTTATTAGTGTAACCCAAACATTAAgtgaaaacatatttaataaattagtagaGTTTTTTTCGCGGGTAGGTGTCAAACAAGTTGCAACGTTTTTAGTGagctcttaaattttatttaattaaaaatacattatatataatacatgtacgtCTAAATAACATTACCTACCAGCTTACAATCTcctttacaataaacaataaaataataagttaaataacaattaatcacTGCTAAAACCATGAAGTCAATCAAAGATTCACTGTCTGCCATGTCGGAACTCTTCAATACCAAAATGAATGAATTTCAACATGAGTTACAAAAGACATCTTCATCAGTTGCTACACACACACCATCACTTTCAACGGAGTTCACGCAGTTTAGAAGCTTCATTATAACTGCTCTCAGCACTCTTCAGCGTCAGGTAGAATTTCTTGGAAGGGAGTTGGACCGCCAGGAAATGCAAAGAAGGCGCAAAATACTACTTCTTCATGGAGTCCCAGAAGAAAAAGCCGAGAACACCAGTGCTCGTGTGACTAGTCTCGTTGCAGACCATCTGGACTTAACAAACTTTTCAAGCTCCAGCATCAAATCTTCCTATCGGCTTGGTAAGTCTACAGCCAACCGGAATAGGCCAATTGTAGTTAAGTTCTGTGATGTTAGCGTGCGGGATAAGGTGTGGTTTGCCAAGTCAAAATTTAAAGGCACTGGTATAACCCAATCGGAGTTCCTCACGAAGACACGGCACGATGTGTTCCTCTTAGCACGGCAGCGTTTCGGCATTGGGAAGTGTTGGACCCGGGATGGACGGATATTCTTCATAGCCCCAGATGGATCGCGTCACCAAGTTGAATCACTCGCTGAACTCGACGCTGTATCCTCTTCACCTTTAAAATCTCCAGAAGTCAAGGTCCTTAACGTCTCGAAGAATCCAGACAGCAAAGTTGCAGTTTCTCGTCCGAAACGAATTGTTAAAAAGTAGTGATTATAATTTTCAGTTGTACATAGTATCTGCTTACTACTACCATTGgtttgtttactttaatttaccttCCTAATcacttactttctttttttttttttttttttttaaatggcttttatttgtgccaagaaagcacagattatttcgccaatgtcacgtgcgatggagaagacacgatggagattgaacggtgcggtcgagattgcaggcttaaattaattttaagggcacaatagtagtagactctctgttaacccataacctaaaacaatacaatatataaataattagataaacatattacaatattattaagacatcaaataagaacgatcacaaaaatatttacaacttaattttattacgctcaatatatttacatgaaaatttacaaagtggactaaacacacacattaacaaacattcaacattaatagggcgaggaactTTGGGAGGGAGAACGTCATATACGGGGTGGAGGAGATTGGGGCAAGAaaacagtatatgggataaggaaccttcgtcaaggccacattcacacaaagagtgatctctaactctaattttacaaagatgaacgggcgtacatgcatgtccaaggcgtaaacggcagatagttgtggtgacccaacgtttagcttgcctgtgatgagaaaaccaaggtcgcctcggaataACTGGTTGTAGACTTGCGTAAAATCTACctttagattttgatgaaacttcccaaacagagttccaggatttaacaagatgaattttcggtagagcacacaagtcctgtgttgagtttttaaaatgatcaagAGAGCCAGTTGATATAGCAGATTTAGCAAATGAATCTGCTGCATCGTTGTCGGGAATACCAGAATGGCTTGGTATCCAGACAAGCGATAAATCTAGCCCTTTTTGATGACAACAAAACAATGCTTCCCTGATCTTAAGGATGATGAAAAACTTTCGTttactacgaaacggattttcctTAATTGCCAACAGACAACTCAAAGAGTCTGTCAAAATTATCGTGTGTCTGAGATCATGGGAGTGGACAAAAACGATGGCTTCTAAAATTGCAATCGCTTCACCGGTAAAGATGGATGATTCAGGAGGGGATTTAAATTGAAggacaattttgaatttggggATCCAACAGGCTGAGCCGACGCAGCTTTCAGGGGAtagtttagaggcatcagtaaatataagtaaatgatttgaccaattttgatgaagaaatctttgaaattttgAGTTTGTATCAGGGGCCCCTTTAATAAGACCAAGATCTGTAATGATTGACGGATTATAGACTAGAGATCTAAAtggagtggaaaaaagaggatttgacTGGAATCTTAAGATAGGATGTGGGAgtgtagtaaattttaaaaaactgtctaatAATAAGGATGGACTTCTAGAGCGAACGCAGAGTTGGGACAGTTCGCTTAGACGGGACCAAAGAGGATGAGAAGATAACTGTAAAGATTTTACTACAAAAcggtcgcataaaaattgtcttctcagttgaagcggaggatcaacacattcaacCTGCAGAGCGTTAGTGGGAGTAGTTTTCATAGCTCCTAGGATTATTCTGAggcatttgtattgaattttattaagtttttcagaAACGGATTTACTAAGTGGTTCTAAGACAAATAGTCCGTAGtctaaatgactacgaactattgcattgtacagtagtttaagagaataggggtgagctccccaccagactcctgagactgctctaaggacgttaatacccttttcacattttttaataacatgctCAGAGTGACAAATTCCATTCAGTTTGTTGTCGAGAATAATGCCTAGAAATTTCGTCTTGTTGGCAAAGTTGATGCGTTGATCCCCACAAAACAAGTCGAAGACAGGAATTTGTCTTTTCCTAGTGAACACAACTGCCTGAGTCTTATCAATAGACAAAGACAGGCCATGGTCAAAgagccataggtcaagataatgtaaagcagagtttaatcgcaaagttaaattttcaacagatgtagatttaaaatataaaacgatgtcatcagcatattgaagTATGTTACAGAAATTATTCACAGACAATTCGAGATCATgggtataaatgctataaagcagagggctaAGGACTGAACCTTGcgggagacctttccagacaatCCTGGGGGGaagaatacaattttggtatttaacagaaattgatctgcaaaaaagcagattacatatgaaatgagtaatcctcggagggatactcagc includes:
- the LOC124537396 gene encoding uncharacterized protein LOC124537396 gives rise to the protein MKSIKDSLSAMSELFNTKMNEFQHELQKTSSSVATHTPSLSTEFTQFRSFIITALSTLQRQVEFLGRELDRQEMQRRRKILLLHGVPEEKAENTSARVTSLVADHLDLTNFSSSSIKSSYRLGKSTANRNRPIVVKFCDVSVRDKVWFAKSKFKGTGITQSEFLTKTRHDVFLLARQRFGIGKCWTRDGRIFFIAPDGSRHQVESLAELDAVSSSPLKSPEVKVLNVSKNPDSKVAVSRPKRIVKK